A window of the Carassius carassius chromosome 36, fCarCar2.1, whole genome shotgun sequence genome harbors these coding sequences:
- the bscl2 gene encoding seipin isoform X1, with translation MGKQRDITRPTFGCDSEGLLTMGAAMGPLLLWLQDVAAVTLLRARRTLLRATILFCVLLLLLWVSIFLYGSFYYSYMPSVSFSTPVHFYYRTDCDASDSVLCSFPMANISLLKNGRDQVMMSGQAYRISLELEMPESPVNEQLGMFMVKMSCYTTHGTVIQSVARSTMLHYRSNLLQTMSTLLFSPLLLTGVSEQKQLIEVELYPDFKSDLYQPAVGAVIEIQSRRVQIYSAQLRIHACFAGVRYLLYNFPVMSAVVGVASNFTFLSVIVLFSYLQFIWGGLYPPEQVRVKVMMGDSTRLQQRREEARKRMHSSTSTPIMTYGRDSSEAADLPKQTVRNKGELDSPSVTGTEELNHLQEDEADEAPIFLEAPHIAETHLSEEDPDHEQRAAGMGNRTQNEETTQPQSSNTSLRQRLGPWMGL, from the exons ATGGGCAAACAGCGTGACATCACAAGACCCACGTTTGGATGTGACAGCGAAGGATTGCTCACTATGGGCGCAGCTATGGGGCCGTTGCTGCTTTGGCTCCAGGATGTGGCAGCGGTGACGCTTCTAAGAGCTCGCAGGACACTTCTACGGGCCACCATCCTGTTCTGTGTCCTGCTGCTTCTTCTGTGGGTCTCCATCTTCCTGTATGGAAGCTTCTACTATTCCTACATGCCCAGTGTCAGCTTCTCCACACCAGTGCACTTCTACTACAG GACAGATTGTGATGCTTCAGATTCAGTGCTCTGTTCTTTCCCCATGGCTAACATCTCACTTTTGAAGAATGGAAGAGACCAG GTGATGATGTCTGGTCAGGCCTACAGGATCTCTCTGGAGCTGGAAATGCCTGAATCTCCTGTTAATGAGCAGCTTGGCATGTTCATGGTCAAAATGTCTTGCTATACCACTCATGGGACAGTTATTCAGTCGGTGGCCCGCTCA aCGATGCTGCACTACCGTTCTAATCTGCTGCAGACCATGAGCACGCTGCTCTTCTCCCCGCTCCTGCTCACAGGTGTGTCTGAGCAGAAACAGCTCATCGAGGTCGAGCTCTACCCAGATTTCAAATCAGACCTT TACCAGCCTGCCGTTGGTGCTGTGATCGAGATTCAGTCCCGCAGGGTCCAGATTTATTCTGCCCAGCTCAGGATCCATGCCTGCTTCGCTGGCGTTAG ATACCTCCTGTATAATTTCCCTGTGATGTCTGCAGTCGTTGGGGTGGCGAGTAACTTCACCTTCCTCAGTGTCATTGTGCTCTTCAGTTACCTGCAGTTCATCTGGGGAGGGCTTTATCCCCCCGAGCAGGTCAGAGTGAAG GTGATGATGGGAGACTCGACACGTCTTCAGCAGAGGAGGGAAGAAGCACGTAAGCGTATGCACTCATCCACCAGCACTCCTA TCATGACATATGGGAGAGATAGCAGTGAAGCAGCAGATCTACCAAAACAAACGGTTCGAAACAAAG GTGAGTTGGACAGTCCTAGTGTGACTGGGACAGAGGAACTGAATCACCTTCAAGAGGATGAAGCTG ATGAAGCTCCCATTTTCCTTGAGGCTCCTCATATTGCAGAGACCCATTTGAGCGAGGAGGACCCAGATCATGAGCAGAGGGCAGCAGGAATGGGAAACAGGACTCAAAATGAAGAAACTACCCAACCACAGTCCTCAAACACCAGCCTTAGACAAAGGCTTGGACCCTGGATGGGGCTCTGA
- the bscl2 gene encoding seipin isoform X2 has product MGKQRDITRPTFGCDSEGLLTMGAAMGPLLLWLQDVAAVTLLRARRTLLRATILFCVLLLLLWVSIFLYGSFYYSYMPSVSFSTPVHFYYRTDCDASDSVLCSFPMANISLLKNGRDQVMMSGQAYRISLELEMPESPVNEQLGMFMVKMSCYTTHGTVIQSVARSTMLHYRSNLLQTMSTLLFSPLLLTGVSEQKQLIEVELYPDFKSDLYQPAVGAVIEIQSRRVQIYSAQLRIHACFAGVRYLLYNFPVMSAVVGVASNFTFLSVIVLFSYLQFIWGGLYPPEQVRVKVMMGDSTRLQQRREEARKRMHSSTSTPIMTYGRDSSEAADLPKQTVRNKDEAPIFLEAPHIAETHLSEEDPDHEQRAAGMGNRTQNEETTQPQSSNTSLRQRLGPWMGL; this is encoded by the exons ATGGGCAAACAGCGTGACATCACAAGACCCACGTTTGGATGTGACAGCGAAGGATTGCTCACTATGGGCGCAGCTATGGGGCCGTTGCTGCTTTGGCTCCAGGATGTGGCAGCGGTGACGCTTCTAAGAGCTCGCAGGACACTTCTACGGGCCACCATCCTGTTCTGTGTCCTGCTGCTTCTTCTGTGGGTCTCCATCTTCCTGTATGGAAGCTTCTACTATTCCTACATGCCCAGTGTCAGCTTCTCCACACCAGTGCACTTCTACTACAG GACAGATTGTGATGCTTCAGATTCAGTGCTCTGTTCTTTCCCCATGGCTAACATCTCACTTTTGAAGAATGGAAGAGACCAG GTGATGATGTCTGGTCAGGCCTACAGGATCTCTCTGGAGCTGGAAATGCCTGAATCTCCTGTTAATGAGCAGCTTGGCATGTTCATGGTCAAAATGTCTTGCTATACCACTCATGGGACAGTTATTCAGTCGGTGGCCCGCTCA aCGATGCTGCACTACCGTTCTAATCTGCTGCAGACCATGAGCACGCTGCTCTTCTCCCCGCTCCTGCTCACAGGTGTGTCTGAGCAGAAACAGCTCATCGAGGTCGAGCTCTACCCAGATTTCAAATCAGACCTT TACCAGCCTGCCGTTGGTGCTGTGATCGAGATTCAGTCCCGCAGGGTCCAGATTTATTCTGCCCAGCTCAGGATCCATGCCTGCTTCGCTGGCGTTAG ATACCTCCTGTATAATTTCCCTGTGATGTCTGCAGTCGTTGGGGTGGCGAGTAACTTCACCTTCCTCAGTGTCATTGTGCTCTTCAGTTACCTGCAGTTCATCTGGGGAGGGCTTTATCCCCCCGAGCAGGTCAGAGTGAAG GTGATGATGGGAGACTCGACACGTCTTCAGCAGAGGAGGGAAGAAGCACGTAAGCGTATGCACTCATCCACCAGCACTCCTA TCATGACATATGGGAGAGATAGCAGTGAAGCAGCAGATCTACCAAAACAAACGGTTCGAAACAAAG ATGAAGCTCCCATTTTCCTTGAGGCTCCTCATATTGCAGAGACCCATTTGAGCGAGGAGGACCCAGATCATGAGCAGAGGGCAGCAGGAATGGGAAACAGGACTCAAAATGAAGAAACTACCCAACCACAGTCCTCAAACACCAGCCTTAGACAAAGGCTTGGACCCTGGATGGGGCTCTGA
- the LOC132117279 gene encoding guanine nucleotide-binding protein G(I)/G(S)/G(O) subunit gamma-3-like: protein MKGDTPVNSTMSVGQARKLVEQLKIEASFCRIKVSKAAADLMAYCDAHACEDPLISPVPTSENPFREKKFFCALL, encoded by the exons ATGAAAGGAGACACCCCTGTGAACAGCACCATGAGCGTCGGTCAAGCCAGGAAGCTGGTGGAACAGCTGAAGATTGAAGCCAGTTTTTGTCGAATCAAG GTGTCTAAGGCAGCGGCGGACTTGATGGCCTACTGTGATGCCCATGCATGTGAGGACCCTCTCATCTCCCCTGTGCCCACTTCAGAAAACCCCTTCAGGGAGAAAAAGTTCTTCTGTGCTCTGCTCTGA
- the banf1 gene encoding barrier-to-autointegration factor, with product MSSTSQKHKDFVAEPMGEKTVMALAGIGEVLGKRLEEKGFDKAYVVLGQFLVLRKDEELFREWLKDTCGANTKQQGDCYSCLREWCDSFL from the exons ATGTCGtcaacatcacaaaaacacaaggACTTTGTGGCAGAGCCCATGGGGGAGAAGACCGTGATGGCTCTCGCAGGAATCGGTGAAGTTCTTGGAAAGAGATTGGAAGAGAAGGGCTTCGACAAG GCATATGTTGTTCTTGGACAGTTCCTGGTCCTGAGGAAAGATGAGGAGTTGTTTCGGGAATGGTTGAAGGATACGTGTGGAGCCAACACCAAACAGCAGGGCGACTGTTATAGCTGTCTGAGAGAGTGGTGTGACTCTTTCCTGtag
- the bscl2 gene encoding seipin isoform X3 yields MGKQRDITRPTFGCDSEGLLTMGAAMGPLLLWLQDVAAVTLLRARRTLLRATILFCVLLLLLWVSIFLYGSFYYSYMPSVSFSTPVHFYYRTDCDASDSVLCSFPMANISLLKNGRDQTMLHYRSNLLQTMSTLLFSPLLLTGVSEQKQLIEVELYPDFKSDLYQPAVGAVIEIQSRRVQIYSAQLRIHACFAGVRYLLYNFPVMSAVVGVASNFTFLSVIVLFSYLQFIWGGLYPPEQVRVKVMMGDSTRLQQRREEARKRMHSSTSTPIMTYGRDSSEAADLPKQTVRNKGELDSPSVTGTEELNHLQEDEADEAPIFLEAPHIAETHLSEEDPDHEQRAAGMGNRTQNEETTQPQSSNTSLRQRLGPWMGL; encoded by the exons ATGGGCAAACAGCGTGACATCACAAGACCCACGTTTGGATGTGACAGCGAAGGATTGCTCACTATGGGCGCAGCTATGGGGCCGTTGCTGCTTTGGCTCCAGGATGTGGCAGCGGTGACGCTTCTAAGAGCTCGCAGGACACTTCTACGGGCCACCATCCTGTTCTGTGTCCTGCTGCTTCTTCTGTGGGTCTCCATCTTCCTGTATGGAAGCTTCTACTATTCCTACATGCCCAGTGTCAGCTTCTCCACACCAGTGCACTTCTACTACAG GACAGATTGTGATGCTTCAGATTCAGTGCTCTGTTCTTTCCCCATGGCTAACATCTCACTTTTGAAGAATGGAAGAGACCAG aCGATGCTGCACTACCGTTCTAATCTGCTGCAGACCATGAGCACGCTGCTCTTCTCCCCGCTCCTGCTCACAGGTGTGTCTGAGCAGAAACAGCTCATCGAGGTCGAGCTCTACCCAGATTTCAAATCAGACCTT TACCAGCCTGCCGTTGGTGCTGTGATCGAGATTCAGTCCCGCAGGGTCCAGATTTATTCTGCCCAGCTCAGGATCCATGCCTGCTTCGCTGGCGTTAG ATACCTCCTGTATAATTTCCCTGTGATGTCTGCAGTCGTTGGGGTGGCGAGTAACTTCACCTTCCTCAGTGTCATTGTGCTCTTCAGTTACCTGCAGTTCATCTGGGGAGGGCTTTATCCCCCCGAGCAGGTCAGAGTGAAG GTGATGATGGGAGACTCGACACGTCTTCAGCAGAGGAGGGAAGAAGCACGTAAGCGTATGCACTCATCCACCAGCACTCCTA TCATGACATATGGGAGAGATAGCAGTGAAGCAGCAGATCTACCAAAACAAACGGTTCGAAACAAAG GTGAGTTGGACAGTCCTAGTGTGACTGGGACAGAGGAACTGAATCACCTTCAAGAGGATGAAGCTG ATGAAGCTCCCATTTTCCTTGAGGCTCCTCATATTGCAGAGACCCATTTGAGCGAGGAGGACCCAGATCATGAGCAGAGGGCAGCAGGAATGGGAAACAGGACTCAAAATGAAGAAACTACCCAACCACAGTCCTCAAACACCAGCCTTAGACAAAGGCTTGGACCCTGGATGGGGCTCTGA
- the LOC132117281 gene encoding 4F2 cell-surface antigen heavy chain-like, with the protein MTNDTEVDMKDVELSEMEQEKKPMTEGEAGNNHSISPVSEMNGFVKVKIPEEESKFTGLTKEELMKVAGTAGWVKVRWVFLILFWLGWVGMLAGAIAIIIQAPRCKPLPEMNWWNYGPLYQIGDVNSFTASSKLNGVEEKVQVMDELKVKGLIIGPIHVSSADEPEKLNLTEIAEEAGDLTQFKEVITAAHRRGISVVLDLTPNYKGKEPWFADAVSTVLQLESALVHWLEEGVDGFLFYGVDKVFTAAPSLWEDVRILIHNRTESKK; encoded by the exons ATGACCAACGATACTGAAGTGGATATGAAAGATGTGGAGCTCAGTGAGATGGAGCAGGAGAAGAAGCCCATGACAGAGGGGGAGGCTGGAAATAATCACTCTATCTCTCCCGTATCcgagatgaatggctttgtaaaGGTGAAGATTCCAGAAGAGGAGAGCAAATTCACTGGGTTAACCAAAGAAGAGCTCATGAAAGTGGCTGGAACAGCAGG GTGGGTTAAAGTTCGCTGGGTATTTCTGATCCTGTTCTGGCTTGGTTGGGTGGGCATGCTGGCTGGTGCGATTGCCATTATTATTCAAGCTCCTCGATGCAAGCCCCTTCCTGAGATGAACTGGTGGAACTATGGACCTCTGTACCAGATTGGAGATGTGAACTCCTTTACAGCGTCTTCAAAGTTGAACG GTGTTGAGGAAAAGGTTCAGGTGATGGATGAGTTGAAGGTGAAGGGACTGATCATTGGCCCAATCCATGTGTCCAGTGCTGATGAGCCTGAGAAACTGAATTTGACTGAGATCGCTGAAGAGGCTGGTGATCTGACACAGTTTAAAGAAGTCATTACTGCTGCACACAGGAGAG GTATCTCTGTTGTTTTGGACCTGACCCCTAACTATAAAGGCAAAGAACCCTGGTTCGCCGATGCTGTCAGCACTGTGCTCCAACTGGAG TCTGCTTTGGTGCATTGGCTAGAAGAAGGTGTAGATGGATTCCTCTTCTACGGTGTCGA